The DNA segment TGTCTTCAGCTTCGTCTACCTCTACCATAAGTAGAACATCCCGTGAATGGTTCTCCAGTCGGATAGAGTAAAATAAAGCCGAGACTTTCATTTTTAGACGAGAGAGAAAAACAAACATttgaatcttgttttttttttttgccaacaaGCATTAGTGAACACTTGCAACCTTTTTTGTTAACTAGATATTTTTAAGTGAACGTAACTTTACACTccattctcttctctctttgctCTGCTGTATGTCCGAGGCCAGGTTCATCTAAAGTCTCCATGATGGGACGTTTCTGTGTGATAGGAAAAGTTTGAGAGAGAAAATAGAATCCTAAGGGCATCTTCAACCCTATTCTATTTTCAACTCCAAACATCGTTATGgagtaaaatcttctccaaTTCCACTCCATTTTCAActtcaaaatggagtaatggctagggttactccatttatggagtaatcttagccattactccattttggagttgaactttttttatttataaaatggttctttgaatctttaatgtttctattttttagttaaataatatttaaaatgatataataacatgaaaataatatattccaCAAcagattatttaataattttaaataaatgcataaaacaacagaaacataaataattaaaataaaaataacataaaataagtaatttaataatCTAGAAAATCCGTTTCGGATCCGCTAAGGTCGGTAAAATATTGGCCAAACGGAAAAGTCTGAGAAAGAGCTTGTTGAGCGTGAATTTGATGCACCAATTGAACTTGGAAGAGAAGCTCCACTTCCGGATATCAAAATTGCAGAAGATGAAAATATCCGATTTCAAAAATTCTTGCTCGATTTAGGAATATCAAAGATAAAAAAGATCATTTTTCATTACGAAATGCATTAGTTGATTATTTGTGggaaaaatattctaatgctCATTGTTGAACCcacatatatgttattttttttaatgatttcttatactttttaataataaatatttaattcaaataatttatattttaattatttatcgtaaacataaaatagttggagttaattgataaatttttataagtataagatCTTATTtgcaattattaataaaataaaaatgaaatcatttaagaaatattatttttggagtaaaaaatagagtaatacattggagtaaaacctTACTCTATGTTGGTGTTGcaccattttggagtaaaaaatagggtaatacattggagatgctctaagggGTCGGATATATTTGTGAATTTACATAAATTATGTGAAATGAACCGTTCCTTTGTACACAATACTCGATACTAGTTGACGGTAGTATTGTATTCATGAATCCATATGAGAGGaagataataaaatagaatagagTTTCGACTTTAGACTAATAAAAGAGTGCGGAATAAGTCAAACTCACTACTAGTTGAGAAATCAATAGAACACAAAAGTCAAAGACAGACAGACCGAAGAAGCAACTCAAgttgtttctctcttcttccctcCAATCCAACGATCTGTGGccatataaaactattttaaaatattgactTAAGGCGCAAGTTAGAGGTGCCTTTGTGGTGGTTGGTCTTTGTTTATAATAATTTCACTATATGTGGAAGACATTTTGGCTTACATTATTGATCTTCTCTGTCTATGGGGATTATTAATCCGAAGAACTCGGAGaaatagatagagagagaaagaaaaaactgGTAAAAGGGAAACATTTGGATTCTTTCTTGTGTAGGGAGATTGGCCAAGCCCCTGGTAGATACAAACCTCGAGGTACATTCACTCATAAAACATTAGAGAAACACAGGGAATCTTGACACTGAGACTCTTGATCCCCATCCTGATAATAAGTTGATATTGACAGTCCAACCAAGTCGAAACGCTATATCTTTTCTTATTGACAACTTGTTCCACAGGACTACATATAAAAAGACCGGAGCCTATTACGTGTCCATGTACAAGGTTGACTAACTGTTTCAATTTGGAGATACATATAGAGAATTGGTCAGAGCACAAGTAATCTCGACATCCTCCTCTCTTGTCCAAGTTCTCAGGTAATTTTTTCTGTATCTCTCTTCACCTTCACTtgatcttcttcattttcttatttccttttttttccatTAAGAGTATCCCCAGCAGTGATAACAAATGGTGCTATGTGGACTATTCTCTCCTCTCATGAATTGCATCAAACCAAGTTCCAACAAGAACAATTCCCCGAGGTCCAAATACTCATCAGACCTCAAGTACTACACATCCTCTTGCCAACAAGACTCCGACCTCAAAACCTTTGATTCCTCCCTTCACAAGCGCACAAATAGTGTCATGAAGTTGCTCGCCGATCAGGCCAAGTCCCAGTCTATATCCCAAGGCTCACTCATGGAGGTCTACGAGTTTATGCTCGACCTAAACCGAGATGTAGTAAAGGAGATCATCGAAAGCAGAGAAGACGTCAGGAACAACAAAGACCTGACTTCTTTGGTCGATGTCTACTTCAAAAACACCTCCAAGACTTTAGACTTCTGCAACACCGTCCAGAACTGCGTCAAGATAGCAGAGAACAGCCGCCTCATCATCCGATACGCGGTGAAGCAGTTCGAGGCAGAATCCGAGGACGCAAACAAGAACAAGTACGCGAAAACCTTGGAGGAGCTGAATAAGTTTAAAGCCGTGGGAGATCCTTTCGACGGAGAGTTCTTGACTCAGTACGACTCGGTGTACGAGGAGCAGGTTCTGCTTCTGGATGAATTAGGTAAGCTGAGAGCAAAGCTCGATAAGAAACAGAGGAATCTAAAGACGTGGAGGAGACTGTCCAATGTGGTTTTCATAACTGCGTTCGTCTCCGTTCTTCTCTTATCGGTGGCTGCAGCTGCACTGAGCGCACCGATAGTGTTGACTGCGGTCGCCGCTGGACTGACCCCGTCGATCGAGGTTGTCGGAAAATGGAGTAACAAGATGTGGAAGAAGTACGAAAAGGCTGTCAAGAGACAGAGGGGGTTGGTCTCGACGGTGGAGACGGGGGTGAAAGTTAACAGAATAGCGACGGATAGCATAAAACTGGAAGTTGAAAATCTGAGAATAAGGTTGAAATTTATTCTGGAGACTGTTGATTTTGCGGTGGAGAGAGGAGAAGATGAGGAGGCGACGAGACTTGCGATGCAAGAAATCAAGAAGAAAGTAGAAGGGCTTACGGAGAAAATCAAGGAAGTAGGGCAACATACGGATAGGTTCAGCAAAGTCATTTCTTCGGAGAGACGTCTCGTCCTGCAGCACATCCTCAGCTTACCCGCCAACTCCCTCTCATAGAAAGGGTTCTTGCAAAAGATGTTATCATCAAAAGTTGTTGAGCAGGTTTTTCACTTGAAAGGGCtggtttaaataataaacatatgTGTATATAGTTATACATTAATCTTCTATCTTGTGCTGAACCAGTATGTTAACCCTCCATCAAAATCTGTATCTCCCTTCCTTCTAATGGTTGTCAGCCTATTCCTCATATTCTTCTCAATCATCTTAGTCAAATGCTCCACTGGTAAAGCTGCTTCACCATGTCTCCTTTGATTTCTTTCCCTCCATAAGCTATATACAGTTGATTGCATAGCATATCTGATAATGAATCTCTGTATCTTTCGCACCCCTGCCTCAGTACATATAGCCTTACCAGATTTACCCAGCTTACTGTAAAATCACTTCCCAATACTCCGGTCATCAGCTTCTCCCATACTTTTGTAGAGAAAGGGCATTCAAAAAATAGATGCTCCATAGACTTAATCAATTCACTTCGTAGATAAACTTCATGGTGTTATTCTTTTGCAATTTCCGGTGGAAAAAACGAGAGGAAGCATTGACACTATGGAAATAATCTACCTCTGGCAAGAGCAAAATCGATAGGCCAGATTAACGAGAAAAGGGGGACTGTTTTTCATAGACAAACTTGGGATTTGCAATCCCATGTAAGATCAGTTCAggataaaaaatattcaagtaATATCAAATTCGAAAATAGCAACGCTTGAAAGTTTATAACACTAAAATACTTAATAATAATGATAATCCAAAACTCATAAAATCGTAATCCGCATGGTATATATACTGTATACAtagctataaatatatatgttcggTTTAGATTGGGTTATGTTTTGGGTATCGGATTTTACCGAACTGAATCTGATATCCGATATCACAATATGAAACCCGATCGAATTATTTACAGGATCTAAAACCTGTATGATACCTTTATTTCGGGGGAGGTTTgagctttttttttggtaatcatgtTAAATTTCATACCATTTTCCAGAATTTACATGTTGCTTAGCAACTTATTAAGCgatacaaacaaacacacacacaacccaacatagaaagaaacaaagaaaaggaGCAAACGGATTCAAAGGAGTTTgagtttaggtttaggtttGGATTTCAGTTTTTATGCGCAAGCCTAACTATACATTTCGAGGCTCGTGGTCACACCTGACATAAATTTGAATTGACATTGCAACAAACTCAACAACCAAGTTGAAACgcatacataatttttttttttcaattaacaAACATGTTCTGCAGGAAaacatattaaagaaaaaaaaatgaatccaTGTACAAGGTTGACTAACTGTTgagtttgggaaaaaaaaatatatattatatgattggTCAGGGCACAAGACATCCTCCTCTCTTCTCCAAGTTTTCAAGTAATTTTCTCTGCCTCTCTCTTCACCTTATTACCTTCTaagcttttaaatattttgttattttgtttctgtttccGTTGTATGCAAAACTCTGTCCTAagtaatttaacattttaccaaaaaaaaaaaaactctgtcCTAAGtatctgtctttttttttttccaatcagATTATCCCCAACCAGCAGTAGTAAATATCAAATGATGTTCTGTGGAGTCTTGTCTCCTCTCATGAATTGCATCAAACCAAGTTCTAACAAGAACACTTCCCCGGTCCGAACAGATATGCGGTCCAGATACTCATCAGACCTCAAATATTACACATCAGCTTGTCAACAAGACTCTGACCTCAAGACCTTTGATTCTTCGCTTCACCAGCGTACAACCAGTGTCATGAAGTCGCTCGCTGATCAGGCGGCCAAGTCTCAATCAATATCCCAAGGCACACTCATGGAGGTCTACGAGTTTCTACTTGATCTAAACCGAGATATAGTAAGAGACATCATCGAAAGCAGAGAACATGTCAGGAAGAACAAAGATTTGACTTCTTTGGTTGATGTCTACTTCAAAAGTACTTCCAAGATCATAGATTTCTGCAACACCGTCGATAACTAGCCAGCTTATCATCCGATACGCAGTGAAGCAGTTCGAAGAATCTGTGTACACGGATAATAAGAAGAACAAGTACGCAAAAACATTGGAGGAGCTGAATAAGTTTAAAGCCATGGGAGATCCTTTTGACGGAGAGTTCTTGACTCAGTACGAGTCAGTGTACGAGGAGCAGCTTCTGCTTCTTGAGTAATTGGGTAAGCTGAAAGCAAAGCTCGACAAGAAACAGAGGAATGTAAAGATATGGAGGAGACTGTCCAATGTGGTTTTATCGGTGGAGACTGGAGCGAGAGTTAACAAAATAGCTACGGAAAAAATACGAGTCCAAGTTGATAAACTGAGAATTAGTATCTCGTCTGTTCTGGAGACTGTTGAGTTTGCTGtggagagaagaagatgaggtggCGTCGATACTTGCGATGCAAGAAATCAAGAAGATAGTAGATGGTCTTACGGATAAAATCAAGGAAGTTGGTCAACATGCAGCTATGTGTAGCGGACTCATTGCTTTGGGGAGACTTGTTTTTCTGAAGCACATCCGCAGCTTACCCTCCAACTCCGTCTCCTAGAACGGGAACTTGCaacaaaaagaaagtaaaaaagtCATTAAAGACATTAACGTTGTTCATTGACCTGTTCAATCCGGATTTCGGTCCGGTTTTGGTTCAATTTTTCCGGTTTATAAAAATTAGCTATTATATGTTGATACCATATCTAATTTGGTTtagttcggtttatatactaACGGTTTtcagtttattcggttttataccaaaaacataactatatttttttataacaaatcttagtttatatgatttaaaatcaaatttattaaaacataaattatatattccttactctaacttttaaatataacacaaattattatatacagtaattatatgaaaatagtaatatcataatattattatatacaataattatatattgcacaaatatttatcattaaaaaggtattttttatttcatttaatgAAAGTGAGAAAAGTAAAATAACCttttaaacttaaaacaaaataaaaaattattaaaatcaatttttttaattatgaatatcATATTAATAGAATAAGGTATTTATatgttattaattttattctgaaatttatatataaatataccaatatattttaattaatcagtTTATGACTATATTCAGTTGAATCGGTTAATATATCGAACCATATCCATGTACTGTATTTTCTTAAAAGTAACATtcattcggtttattcggtacTATTAAATCCCAACCACTTTCTTTATTTCGGTTTGATTCGATTTCAATTAATTCGTTTTTATAAGAATGGACACCCCTTGTTTACTAAAGACTATGTGTTTAAGTTGGGGTTTTTATGCACATATAGGTTCCCCATTTGAAATGactgatttaaaatatatatatatatatgtgtgtttgttgcattttcttaaattttaaactgaTGTTGTACCAAGAAACTTTCAATTCAAGTAGATTAATTATCCATCGAATAAACTGCACCATCATGCTTTTTAGTcgcttttattttatagataagATACTGGTGTCATGTGTGTTTACAAACATGGCAATCAGTAAAATATAAGTTTCTAGAAAGAAAAAaggataaatatattttaccttCTTGTGAAGAGAATCTttacttggttacttggaaagTATTGGTATGAATTAACGGTCAAGGAAAGGGGAGTGggatgatgaacaaaaaaaagaaacaagtaAATAGGCTTCTTCGTTCAACTGGGGAAGGTAGCTTCGTAAAAAGAAACGAATCCAactttcttctattttttattattattattagtatttatttacaaaagaaaaagacgGACGCCACAAGAAATTAAACAGTTTGGGGCCTCTCGTGAGTGTTTggtaaacaaaccctccttagatATCAACTCCCCAGCACACTCTCATGCACACACACTCATCGATTCCAAACTCTCCTCTTGCGTTTACGTGGCGACTCGTTTACGTGTGTCCtcatacatttattatttactcaaCTGCTCTTCGTTTCCCACCTTTCCCgtgttgtcttctttttttggtttatatattgAGATTCTCCGAAACGCAGGTCAAACTGTCCTGAAACTTATTAATTCTACGTCAGTTTTacgttaatatattttttttgtgcaacttaagttaatattaaatactccctccgtttcatattgtaagtagttttagggaaaattttttgtttcaaaatgtaagtagttttcatatttctaggtaacttttacatttattaaatatagtgtgaccaatcaaattaaataaacttatttttgattggttaagttatatctaacctatttaatatacaatactttttaaaacataataattttcttaatctttgtgctTTTAGCCAAAACTACTTACATtataaaacggagggagtaagaTATTTATCCCTTGTTCCTAATTTTCAGGGCCGGCTCAACATTCTTAGGGGTTttagggcaaaaaaaaaaaattaccctctaaattttatatacagataatatttaaaatatatttaaaatttaatatgtaatatttgtatatatttgtaatgaaaataaaactgtatacatatcaaataattttagtaattccTAAAGCATATTCTT comes from the Brassica napus cultivar Da-Ae chromosome A7, Da-Ae, whole genome shotgun sequence genome and includes:
- the LOC106358499 gene encoding UPF0496 protein At5g66670-like, which gives rise to MVLCGLFSPLMNCIKPSSNKNNSPRSKYSSDLKYYTSSCQQDSDLKTFDSSLHKRTNSVMKLLADQAKSQSISQGSLMEVYEFMLDLNRDVVKEIIESREDVRNNKDLTSLVDVYFKNTSKTLDFCNTVQNCVKIAENSRLIIRYAVKQFEAESEDANKNKYAKTLEELNKFKAVGDPFDGEFLTQYDSVYEEQVLLLDELGKLRAKLDKKQRNLKTWRRLSNVVFITAFVSVLLLSVAAAALSAPIVLTAVAAGLTPSIEVVGKWSNKMWKKYEKAVKRQRGLVSTVETGVKVNRIATDSIKLEVENLRIRLKFILETVDFAVERGEDEEATRLAMQEIKKKVEGLTEKIKEVGQHTDRFSKVISSERRLVLQHILSLPANSLS